The following coding sequences lie in one Arachis ipaensis cultivar K30076 chromosome B05, Araip1.1, whole genome shotgun sequence genomic window:
- the LOC107640635 gene encoding uncharacterized protein LOC107640635, with amino-acid sequence MERALQAQHVPLNQYVKFAAYQLAGEAQPGWQAECRLLQLPWEVFQTAFYKKYFPESAREAKEMELMQLKQGSMSVAEYTNKFEEFCRFSRVCQGDSETYESWRCVKYQRGLKDNIMIAVAPLEIRVFSDMVNKARVVEEYAKIVAASKDTHGGSSSRGRGKYFHLRG; translated from the coding sequence ATGTTCCTCTCAATCAATATGTAAAGTTTGCCGCTTATCAGCTAGCGGGAGAGGCCCAGCCCGGGTGGCAAGCTGAGTGTCGTTTGCTACAGCTTCCATGGGAGGTGTTCCAAACGGCTTTCTATAAGAAGTATttccctgagtctgcaagggaagcaaaggagatggaGCTAATGCAACTGAAGCAAGGTTCCATGTCTGTGGCTGAGTACACCAACAAGTTCGAAGAGTTTTGTAGGTTTTCTCGGGTGTGTCAGGGTGACTCGGAGACTTACGAGAGCTGGAGATGCGTTAAGTACCAGAGGGGTTTGAAGGACAACATTATGATTGCTGTGGCTCCTTTGGAAATTCGTGTCTTCTCTGACATGGTGAATAAGGCTAGAGTAGTGGAGGAGTATGCCAAGATTGTGGCGGCATCTAAGGACACTCATGGAGGGAGCTCTAGTCGGGGGCGTGGCAAGTATTTTCATTTGAGAGGATAA